The following coding sequences lie in one Arachis hypogaea cultivar Tifrunner chromosome 9, arahy.Tifrunner.gnm2.J5K5, whole genome shotgun sequence genomic window:
- the LOC112710509 gene encoding omega-6 fatty acid desaturase, chloroplastic-like isoform X1, giving the protein MSIAHWLMWHFDLKKFRTNEVKRVKISLACVFAFMAIGWPLIIYKTGIMRWIKFWFMPWLGLFLTYLGLYLMKGHGQPALLYLVPCTLGHGQPALLYLLPCTLGC; this is encoded by the exons ATGTCTATAGCTCACTG GTTGATGTGGCACTTTGATTTGAAGAAGTTCAGGACAAATGAAGTAAAGAGGGTCAAGATAAGTTTAGCTTGTGTTTTTGCCTTTATGGCGATTGGATGGCCGTTAATTATTTATAAGACAGGAATCATGCGATGGATCAAATTCTGGTTCATGCCATGGCTGG GTCTTTTCCTAACATATCTTGGGCTATACTTGATGAAAGGTCATGGACAACCGGCACTTCTCTACCTTGTTCCATGTACCTTAG GTCATGGACAACCGGCACTTCTCTATCTTCTTCCATGTACCTTAG GTTGTTGA
- the LOC112710509 gene encoding uncharacterized protein isoform X2: MDQILVHAMAGSFPNISWAILDERSWTTGTSLPCSMYLRSWTTGTSLSSSMYLRLLMEKFLKLATLWLLIHVINSLVTRDVISLKQIRPCLV, from the exons ATGGATCAAATTCTGGTTCATGCCATGGCTGG GTCTTTTCCTAACATATCTTGGGCTATACTTGATGAAAGGTCATGGACAACCGGCACTTCTCTACCTTGTTCCATGTACCTTAG GTCATGGACAACCGGCACTTCTCTATCTTCTTCCATGTACCTTAG GTTGTTGATGGAAAAATTTCTCAAACTTGCTACCTTATGGCTCTTGATTCATGTTATAAATAGCTTAGTCACAA GGGATGTGATCAGTTTGAAACAAATAAGGCCTTGTTTGGTGTAA